One window of the Arthrobacter sp. D5-1 genome contains the following:
- the helR gene encoding RNA polymerase recycling motor ATPase HelR — MPETSPLKTRAFALPEHLARKAVPMLIGSDEQQFEAIATSLSESLTGLSNRLDAVRKQPGGRGQAALDRDQEIHRITARLRALNRFGLDLCLGRMVTADNPEPTYIGRLGLNDTEGRRLLIDWRSPAAEPFFGATHANPMGLVSRRRYRWTRGRISDYWDEVFTADGLESNAALDDQSAFIASLGSSRTARMRDVLGTIQADQDQIIRAGSRGALVVDGGPGTGKTVVALHRTAYLLYSDPRLSQRGNHRRSDVLFVGPHQPYLAYVADVLPSLGEEGVQTCTLRDLVPEGATAVVESDPDAARLKSSVEMVKAIEAAVRFYEAPPSRGMEVETPYADIWLSTEDWAEAFDAAEPGTPHNEARDDVWEALLEILMDKVAERDVPTGLLRRMLAHNAGLQEEFNKAWPLLSYGALVADLWRVPAYLQLCAPWLQPDERAVLRRQDPEEWTTADLPLLDAARQRLGDPEASRRRRKQEAALAAERELMDRVVDDLIAADDSENLEMYMLRGDDMRDKLLGRDAVPAADPDVLAGPFAHIVVDEAQELTDAEWRMLLLRCPSRSFTVVGDRAQARHGFTETWEERLERVGLGIISVASLSINYRTPEEVMAEAAPVIRAALPDANVPTSVRKSGIPVVHGKAQELNSILEVWLAKNPEGTACVVSQPDAVATKPTLDRVSWLTPESCKGLEFDLVVVIDPGGFGAGMEGAVDRYVAMTRATQQLVILGRNVEPSE; from the coding sequence ATGCCCGAAACCAGCCCCCTGAAAACCAGGGCATTCGCCCTGCCGGAGCACCTTGCCCGCAAGGCCGTGCCCATGTTGATCGGCAGCGATGAGCAGCAGTTTGAAGCCATCGCAACCAGCCTTTCAGAATCCCTCACGGGGTTGTCCAACCGTCTGGATGCCGTGCGAAAGCAGCCCGGCGGCCGGGGCCAGGCAGCCCTGGACCGGGACCAGGAAATTCATCGGATCACCGCGCGGCTGCGGGCTCTCAACCGCTTCGGACTGGACCTTTGCTTGGGCCGTATGGTCACCGCTGACAATCCGGAGCCCACCTACATAGGGCGGCTGGGACTCAATGACACAGAAGGCCGCAGGCTCCTGATCGATTGGCGCTCGCCGGCGGCGGAGCCCTTCTTCGGAGCGACCCACGCCAACCCGATGGGTTTGGTAAGTCGCCGCCGCTACCGCTGGACCAGAGGGCGGATCAGTGACTACTGGGACGAAGTGTTCACGGCGGATGGCTTGGAAAGTAACGCTGCACTGGATGACCAATCCGCCTTCATCGCCAGTTTGGGCAGCAGCCGCACGGCTCGAATGCGGGACGTTCTGGGGACCATCCAGGCGGACCAGGACCAGATCATCCGGGCAGGCTCGCGGGGTGCCCTGGTGGTCGACGGCGGTCCTGGTACCGGTAAGACCGTGGTCGCCCTGCACCGCACGGCATATCTGCTCTATTCGGACCCTCGGCTGAGCCAGCGAGGTAACCATCGAAGGAGCGATGTCCTGTTCGTCGGCCCCCACCAGCCCTACCTCGCTTACGTTGCGGATGTTCTTCCCAGCCTGGGCGAAGAGGGAGTCCAGACCTGCACGCTGCGGGACCTGGTCCCGGAAGGTGCCACGGCCGTCGTCGAAAGTGATCCCGACGCCGCCAGGCTCAAGTCGTCCGTTGAGATGGTGAAGGCGATTGAGGCTGCCGTGAGGTTTTACGAAGCGCCGCCGTCCAGGGGCATGGAGGTTGAGACGCCGTACGCCGACATCTGGCTCAGCACCGAAGACTGGGCCGAGGCCTTCGATGCCGCAGAGCCCGGCACCCCGCACAACGAGGCACGCGACGACGTGTGGGAGGCGCTGCTGGAAATCCTCATGGACAAGGTGGCCGAGCGCGATGTTCCCACGGGCTTGCTCCGGAGGATGTTGGCCCACAACGCGGGGCTGCAGGAGGAATTCAACAAGGCCTGGCCGTTGCTCTCCTACGGGGCGCTGGTGGCCGACCTCTGGCGTGTGCCTGCCTATCTGCAGCTGTGCGCACCATGGTTGCAGCCTGATGAAAGGGCGGTACTGCGGCGTCAAGACCCGGAGGAATGGACGACGGCGGATCTGCCGCTTTTGGATGCAGCCCGCCAACGCTTGGGCGACCCTGAAGCTTCCCGACGCAGGCGGAAGCAGGAAGCGGCGCTGGCCGCGGAACGGGAGCTCATGGATCGGGTGGTAGATGACCTGATTGCAGCTGACGACTCAGAAAACCTGGAGATGTACATGTTGCGGGGCGATGACATGCGGGACAAACTGCTGGGCCGTGATGCGGTGCCCGCAGCTGATCCCGATGTCCTGGCAGGACCGTTCGCGCACATTGTGGTGGACGAGGCCCAGGAGTTGACCGACGCTGAGTGGCGGATGCTGCTTCTTCGCTGCCCGTCGCGGAGCTTTACGGTGGTGGGGGACCGCGCCCAAGCCAGGCACGGGTTCACTGAGACCTGGGAGGAACGCCTGGAGCGGGTGGGCCTGGGTATCATTTCCGTGGCCAGCCTCAGCATCAACTACCGCACGCCGGAAGAAGTCATGGCGGAAGCTGCGCCGGTCATCAGGGCGGCCCTCCCGGACGCCAACGTCCCCACATCGGTCCGCAAAAGTGGCATCCCCGTGGTCCATGGGAAAGCTCAGGAGCTCAACTCCATCCTGGAAGTCTGGCTCGCCAAGAACCCGGAGGGCACGGCCTGCGTCGTCAGCCAGCCGGACGCCGTGGCAACGAAGCCCACACTGGACCGCGTCAGCTGGCTCACGCCTGAATCATGCAAGG
- a CDS encoding class I SAM-dependent methyltransferase, which produces MSSRMTSAQLSALYDAENQWAADDDFFLALVNERPDSRVLDLGCGTGRITLAVAAAGHAVVGIDPNSGSLAAARQKPGAEGVTWLDGTSAAIPRDAAFDVAIMTAHVAQSIYDDGDWSRTLADINRALVPGGRLALDSRDPAARAWEHWTPAKTRRRCALPDGTALETWMECDPRPGGLVALTEHRVVDGSIDKPETSVLAFRTEDQLRHDLASAGFTVDHVCGGWAGEDVGSGQGELIVLARKPR; this is translated from the coding sequence ATGTCTTCCCGAATGACCTCAGCCCAACTGTCAGCCCTCTACGACGCGGAGAATCAGTGGGCCGCGGATGACGACTTTTTCCTGGCTTTGGTGAATGAGCGGCCGGACAGCCGGGTGCTGGATCTGGGCTGCGGTACCGGTCGGATCACCTTGGCGGTTGCCGCGGCTGGCCATGCCGTTGTTGGCATCGACCCCAACTCGGGTTCCCTTGCGGCTGCGCGACAGAAACCCGGGGCTGAAGGCGTCACCTGGTTGGACGGGACATCGGCGGCGATCCCCCGCGACGCTGCCTTTGACGTAGCGATCATGACGGCGCACGTGGCTCAATCGATCTACGACGACGGCGACTGGTCCCGAACGCTTGCCGACATCAACCGTGCGCTCGTCCCGGGAGGTCGATTGGCCCTCGATTCCCGAGACCCTGCAGCCAGAGCGTGGGAACACTGGACTCCGGCGAAGACGCGGCGGCGCTGCGCCCTCCCCGACGGCACTGCCTTGGAAACGTGGATGGAGTGTGATCCTCGGCCGGGCGGGCTCGTTGCACTGACTGAACACCGGGTTGTGGACGGGAGCATCGACAAACCCGAGACATCCGTGCTGGCCTTCCGCACGGAAGATCAGCTCCGCCACGATCTAGCCTCAGCAGGCTTCACGGTGGACCACGTGTGCGGCGGCTGGGCCGGCGAGGACGTGGGCAGCGGGCAAGGCGAACTGATCGTGCTTGCCCGCAAGCCCCGCTAG
- the serS gene encoding serine--tRNA ligase, translating to MIDVKDLSENPDKFRASQRARGADESVVDAIISADSDRRAALIRHETLRAEQNAFGKKVAQAKGEEKQALLAEVKELANSVKAAAAEASAAQAKQEELLRVIPNLVVDGVPEGGEDDYVVVKTVGTPREFTDFEPKDHLEIGELIGAIDMERGAKVSGSRFYFLRGVGARLEMALLQMAMEQAIDAGFVPMITPTLVRPETMQGTGFDVKHDAEIYRLAEDDLYLVGTSEVALAGYHADEILDLSAGPIRYAGQSSCYRREAGSHGKDTRGIIRVHQFNKVEMFIYTTVEEAAAEHERLLAWEEEMLAKCELPYRVIDTAAGDLGMSAARKFDCEAWVPTQNAYRELTSTSNCTTFQARRLNIRERVINDEGVAKGTRAVATLNGTLATTRWIVAILEHHQNPDGSVNVPKALQKYLGGLEVLPVI from the coding sequence GTGATCGACGTAAAAGACCTCAGCGAAAATCCGGACAAGTTCCGTGCCAGCCAGCGCGCCCGTGGCGCCGACGAGTCCGTTGTGGACGCGATCATCTCCGCTGACTCCGACCGCCGTGCCGCGCTGATCCGCCACGAGACGCTCCGCGCAGAGCAAAACGCTTTCGGCAAGAAGGTTGCGCAGGCCAAGGGCGAGGAAAAGCAGGCGCTGCTTGCCGAGGTCAAGGAACTGGCCAACTCGGTCAAAGCAGCTGCCGCTGAAGCCTCAGCCGCCCAGGCAAAGCAGGAAGAACTGCTCCGGGTCATTCCCAACCTCGTGGTGGATGGTGTCCCCGAGGGTGGCGAGGACGACTACGTCGTGGTCAAGACCGTCGGTACTCCGCGCGAATTCACGGACTTCGAGCCGAAGGATCACCTGGAAATCGGTGAACTGATTGGCGCGATCGACATGGAACGCGGCGCCAAGGTTTCCGGCTCGCGTTTCTACTTCCTTCGCGGCGTTGGCGCCAGGCTGGAAATGGCCCTCCTGCAGATGGCCATGGAGCAGGCCATCGACGCCGGCTTCGTCCCCATGATCACCCCAACTTTGGTGCGCCCGGAGACCATGCAGGGCACCGGTTTTGATGTCAAGCACGACGCCGAGATCTACCGTCTCGCTGAAGACGACCTTTACCTTGTGGGAACCTCGGAGGTGGCCCTCGCCGGCTACCACGCAGACGAGATCCTGGACCTCTCCGCAGGCCCCATCCGCTACGCGGGCCAGAGTTCCTGCTACCGCCGTGAGGCCGGTTCCCACGGCAAGGACACCCGCGGCATTATTCGCGTGCACCAGTTCAATAAGGTGGAGATGTTCATCTACACCACGGTTGAGGAAGCAGCTGCCGAGCACGAGCGCCTGCTCGCGTGGGAAGAGGAAATGCTGGCAAAGTGCGAGCTTCCCTACCGCGTGATCGACACTGCCGCCGGCGACCTCGGCATGTCCGCGGCCCGCAAGTTCGACTGTGAAGCGTGGGTTCCCACCCAGAACGCCTACCGCGAGCTCACCTCGACGTCCAACTGCACCACGTTCCAGGCGCGCCGCCTCAACATCCGTGAACGCGTGATCAACGACGAAGGCGTTGCCAAGGGAACCCGCGCCGTTGCCACGCTGAACGGCACACTGGCCACCACGCGCTGGATCGTTGCCATCCTTGAGCACCACCAGAACCCGGACGGCTCCGTCAACGTTCCCAAGGCACTGCAGAAGTACCTTGGCGGGCTTGAGGTTCTGCCGGTTATCTAG